A stretch of the Porites lutea chromosome 12, jaPorLute2.1, whole genome shotgun sequence genome encodes the following:
- the LOC140954114 gene encoding 5'-methylthioadenosine/S-adenosylhomocysteine nucleosidase-like isoform X1, with translation MKRGRLPSDTQKCGPPEIDYTKLPARCLLKTRDLPGPTEAKLWNEVLLTVLPVDVLLLTVEDWEFLSCVSHLNPGYFRSSHGNLGTVYFGQMGTGPTFLNIAVMKCHSGPLTPGGALITVKNGVEVLRPKAVFCVGFCGGLGQEVSLGDIAISAKLRTYDSVKVTDSGIQERGIAVPLEANLLKLIKHANDGWKAPLKDSSVVKVWKDGVYLSGPEKVESEKRREELVKRFPDAIAIEMEGQGLFLAAHDLKVEWIVIKGVSNFADGRESESWREFASVMAASLTAHILSNPIVFENWPHYKACGKCLW, from the exons ATGAAAAGAGGACGACTGCCTAGTGATACCCAAAAGTGTGGCCCACCCGAGATCGATTATACTAAACTACCTGCCCGGTGTCTGCTGAAGACAAGGGATCTGCCAGGCCCAACAGAAGCGAAGCTTTGGAATGAAGTACTACTGACTGTACTTCCAGTTGATGTTTTGCTACTGACGGTGGAGGATTGGGAATTCTTGAGTTGCGTTTCTCATCTAAATCCGGGATACTTTCGGAGTAGTCATGGCAACCTTGGAACGGTATACTTTGGGCAGATGGGTACTGGCCCAACCTTCTTGAACATCGCTGTGATGAAATGTCATTCAGGCCCTCTGACTCCGGGAGGTGCCTTAATAACTGTGAAAAATGGTGTTGAAGTGTTAAGACCCAAAGCAGTATTTTGTGTGGGATTCTGCGGTGGATTAGGGCAAGAAGTCAGCTTAGGAGATATCGCAATTTCAGCAAAGCTAAGAACATACGATTCTGTGAAAGTAACGGACAGTGGAATTCAAGAGCGTGGCATTGCTGTTCCGTTGGAGGCGAATCTTTTGAAACTCATTAAACATGCTAATGATGGCTGGAAGGCGCCGCTAAAAGATTCCTCGGTGGTGAAAGTGTGGAAAGATGGCGTGTATTTGAGCGGACCCGAGAAGGTGGAAAGTGAAAAAAGACGCGAGGAACTCGTGAAACGATTCCCGGATGCGATTGCTATAGAAATGGAAGGACAAG GCCTGTTCTTAGCCGCACACGACTTGAAGGTCGAATGGATTGTTATCAAAGGAGTCTCTAACTTTGCTGATGGCAGGGAATCTGAGTCTTGGAGAGAATTTGCGAGCGTAATGGCAGCTTCATTGACTGCACACATTCTAAGCAATCcaattgtttttgaaaactggcCTCATTATAAAG CGTGTGGAAAGTGCCTGTGGTGA
- the LOC140954114 gene encoding 5'-methylthioadenosine/S-adenosylhomocysteine nucleosidase-like isoform X2: MKRGRLPSDTQKCGPPEIDYTKLPARCLLKTRDLPGPTEAKLWNEVLLTVLPVDVLLLTVEDWEFLSCVSHLNPGYFRSSHGNLGTVYFGQMGTGPTFLNIAVMKCHSGPLTPGGALITVKNGVEVLRPKAVFCVGFCGGLGQEVSLGDIAISAKLRTYDSVKVTDSGIQERGIAVPLEANLLKLIKHANDGWKAPLKDSSVVKVWKDGVYLSGPEKVESEKRREELVKRFPDAIAIEMEGQGLFLAAHDLKVEWIVIKGVSNFADGRESESWREFASVMAASLTAHILSNPIVFENWPHYKGD; the protein is encoded by the exons ATGAAAAGAGGACGACTGCCTAGTGATACCCAAAAGTGTGGCCCACCCGAGATCGATTATACTAAACTACCTGCCCGGTGTCTGCTGAAGACAAGGGATCTGCCAGGCCCAACAGAAGCGAAGCTTTGGAATGAAGTACTACTGACTGTACTTCCAGTTGATGTTTTGCTACTGACGGTGGAGGATTGGGAATTCTTGAGTTGCGTTTCTCATCTAAATCCGGGATACTTTCGGAGTAGTCATGGCAACCTTGGAACGGTATACTTTGGGCAGATGGGTACTGGCCCAACCTTCTTGAACATCGCTGTGATGAAATGTCATTCAGGCCCTCTGACTCCGGGAGGTGCCTTAATAACTGTGAAAAATGGTGTTGAAGTGTTAAGACCCAAAGCAGTATTTTGTGTGGGATTCTGCGGTGGATTAGGGCAAGAAGTCAGCTTAGGAGATATCGCAATTTCAGCAAAGCTAAGAACATACGATTCTGTGAAAGTAACGGACAGTGGAATTCAAGAGCGTGGCATTGCTGTTCCGTTGGAGGCGAATCTTTTGAAACTCATTAAACATGCTAATGATGGCTGGAAGGCGCCGCTAAAAGATTCCTCGGTGGTGAAAGTGTGGAAAGATGGCGTGTATTTGAGCGGACCCGAGAAGGTGGAAAGTGAAAAAAGACGCGAGGAACTCGTGAAACGATTCCCGGATGCGATTGCTATAGAAATGGAAGGACAAG GCCTGTTCTTAGCCGCACACGACTTGAAGGTCGAATGGATTGTTATCAAAGGAGTCTCTAACTTTGCTGATGGCAGGGAATCTGAGTCTTGGAGAGAATTTGCGAGCGTAATGGCAGCTTCATTGACTGCACACATTCTAAGCAATCcaattgtttttgaaaactggcCTCATTATAAAG GTGACTGA
- the LOC140921658 gene encoding death domain-containing ATP nucleosidase-like, producing MSESENPSESPVVAGSRSTSNDDTNRELPVIDYKKLPAGKELKKKDLPAPKDRRPWDKVELPVDILLLTVVDCEFLACVHYLKPQFYLSYDEKVGSVWFGEIGTLKIALCQSPTKGSAQALILVKDAVEVLRPKAVFWVGFCAGLKEDKVKSGDVVISSKLRTYAREKVTEKITIDRNIAVPLYKNLLDLVTTADYGWNPPLKDEEELEVKVVKDGVILSGPKVVDNKRLRAQLVEQCPEATALEMEGEGLFEAARDLKIEWVLIKGVSDYADGTKASSDPWRSFASFMAASVTAHILSDPIAFKSWPHHGGASSAEEAKRKAAEASDQSDKRLKET from the exons ATGTCAGAGTCAGAAAACCCCAGTGAATCACCTGTCGTCGCTGGCAGCCGCAGCACCAGCAACGACGACACCAACAGAGAGCTACCAGTGATTGATTACAAGAAGCTGCCCGCCGGAAAAGAGCTGAAGAAGAAGGATCTTCCTGCACCCAAAGACCGGCGGCCTTGGGACAAAGTTGAACTGCCAGTCGATATTTTGTTACTGACAGTGGTGGATTGCGAATTCTTGGCCTGTGTTCATTATTTGAAACCGCAATTCTATTTAAGTTATGACGAGAAAGTTGGGTCTGTGTGGTTTGGGGAAATTGGCACCTTGAAAATTGCCCTATGTCAAAGTCCGACAAAGGGCTCTGCTCAAGCTCTCATTCTTGTGAAAGATGCCGTTGAAGTCTTACGACCCAAAGCTGTATTTTGGGTAGGATTTTGCGCAGGTTTAAAGGAAGACAAAGTCAAATCCGGAGACGTGGTAATTTCATCGAAGTTGAGGACGTATGCCCGTGAAAAAGTGACAGAAAAGATTACTATAGATCGGAATATTGCTGTCCCGTTGTATAAAAATCTTTTAGACCTCGTTACAACCGCGGATTATGGCTGGAATCCACCGTTGAAGGACGAGGAGGAGCTCGAGGTGAAAGTAGTCAAAGACGGTGTAATTTTGAGCGGTCCAAAGGTGGTTGATAATAAAAGACTACGTGCACAGCTTGTCGAGCAATGCCCTGAAGCCACTGCTCTAGAAATGGAGGGCGAGG GTCTCTTCGAAGCGGCACGCGACCTGAAAATAGAATGGGTCCTTATTAAAGGCGTTTCTGACTACGCAGATGGCACGAAAGCTAGCTCCGATCCCTGGAGATCATTTGCGAGTTTTATGGCAGCTTCTGTAACTGCTCACATCCTCAGTGATCCCATTGCGTTCAAGAGCTGGCCTCATCATGGCG GCGCATCATCAGCAGAAGAGGCAAAAAGAAAGGCAGCAGAGGCCAGTGATCAGTCTGACAAGCGACTCAAGGAGACTTAA